In Oleiharenicola lentus, the following are encoded in one genomic region:
- a CDS encoding phosphoribosylaminoimidazolesuccinocarboxamide synthase, translating into MNFAEIKAALPQTAVTTIDGLPFPKIASGKVREIFDLGDALLLTATDRLSAFDVILPDGIPGKGAILTQMSHWWFAQTSHLIPNHLLPDQAGEFARRGITSRDLQLRSMIVRKLKPLTIECVARGYLIGSGWSSYQKTGEVCGIKLPAGLRQADKLPSPIFTPTTKAPKGQHDEPINDAQGAAAIGAALYEKVKAISLQLYTFGHERAKQAGMILADTKFEFGTDAAGNLFLIDEVLTPDSSRYWPAADYRPDCSPPSYDKQFVRDHLLAIQWNQTPPGPRLPADVITRTQEKYLAALQNLLG; encoded by the coding sequence ATGAATTTTGCCGAGATCAAAGCCGCCCTCCCCCAGACCGCCGTCACCACCATCGACGGCCTGCCCTTCCCCAAGATCGCGTCGGGTAAGGTGCGCGAGATCTTCGACCTGGGCGACGCCCTGCTCCTCACGGCCACCGACCGGCTCTCGGCCTTCGACGTGATTCTGCCCGACGGCATCCCGGGCAAGGGCGCCATCCTCACGCAAATGAGCCACTGGTGGTTCGCCCAGACCAGCCACCTGATCCCCAACCACCTCCTGCCCGACCAGGCCGGTGAGTTTGCCCGCCGCGGGATTACCAGCCGCGACCTCCAGCTGCGCAGCATGATCGTGCGCAAGCTGAAGCCGCTCACCATCGAGTGCGTCGCCCGCGGCTACCTGATCGGCAGCGGTTGGTCCTCCTACCAGAAGACAGGCGAGGTGTGCGGCATCAAGCTGCCCGCCGGTCTGCGCCAGGCCGACAAGCTCCCCTCGCCCATCTTCACGCCCACGACCAAGGCGCCCAAGGGCCAGCACGACGAGCCGATCAACGACGCCCAGGGCGCAGCCGCCATCGGCGCCGCGCTCTACGAGAAGGTGAAGGCCATCAGTCTCCAGCTTTACACGTTCGGCCACGAGCGGGCGAAACAAGCCGGCATGATTCTGGCCGACACGAAGTTCGAGTTCGGCACCGACGCGGCCGGCAATCTCTTCCTCATCGACGAGGTGCTCACGCCCGACTCCTCGCGCTACTGGCCCGCCGCCGACTATCGGCCCGACTGTTCGCCCCCGAGCTACGACAAGCAGTTCGTGCGCGACCACCTGCTCGCCATCCAGTGGAACCAGACGCCCCCCGGCCCACGCCTCCCGGCCGACGTGATCACGCGCACGCAGGAAAAATACCTCGCCGCGCTGCAGAATTTGCTGGGCTGA
- a CDS encoding TonB-dependent siderophore receptor — protein sequence MNQLHPTRATARRSLTPALSALALLSVLPAAPLAAQTAAPAANNDEVVVLSPFTVSAESADRYHAGEAISAVRVRAPLLDTASSISVITRDMMDDLGPTRVFDVTRYVAGVQEGRGVQFQDRMIIRGFETQNGARTVDNFLQSADADNIVESVIDRIEVSKGPNAILSPAGAPGGSLNIITKSPTFKQQRSFLATVGLFDAQKYMLDLAGPLGDGGKFAYRLVHSAQDSDRYWDDSYVRNRTLAPMFAWRLSDKTLLTLKVIGAEQWLSREPLLIIHPDVTAATKDPYFAPGINPKTNNGIQDWSHVETHSADVFATLTSQLSEKLNLRVAANGRYYYEDSDQNFLSTPGLSNRYNPYTGELTQDSTWALQNTALPHNATTNRYVPTFSPFFNPGNIPNRGDRQDTRRRTFNFQTDLVYNTMLGNTSSQTVAGFGYSRQLAYGRGRTGTMPGIDLSQPDREFYPTYGATFSFFNRNSYANTQLYVNQRFGFFDNRLYLTGGLLRYSTKTVGANVLTGATPAVLDDDKNLWNLSALYKIRENVSLYASRSINASPVIANNQPLWRSGEQDEIGVKSEFLNRKLSVNLAYFEIAQTNVTVPNPAYQTDPTQPQTLVSDLSNKGYELEVMGSVTDNLSLIATWSHLKMRDALGRKVRAVADENATFLANYRIAEGSLKGLAINGGIVYNGRRAGDIPDGNFTQLNVVKQVSFYLKPQYTTTLGFSYRWNERYHTRLVIDNVLDEKHYISVAGGRVTGTGITAMPGRNLRLTTTINW from the coding sequence ATGAACCAGCTGCATCCCACGCGAGCCACGGCTCGCCGTTCCCTGACGCCGGCGCTCTCCGCGCTCGCCCTGTTGTCCGTCCTTCCGGCCGCCCCGCTGGCGGCCCAGACCGCCGCCCCCGCCGCGAACAATGACGAAGTCGTGGTGCTCTCCCCGTTCACCGTGAGCGCCGAGTCGGCCGACCGCTACCACGCCGGCGAGGCCATCTCGGCGGTGCGCGTCCGCGCCCCCTTGCTCGACACGGCCAGCTCCATCTCGGTCATCACGCGCGACATGATGGACGATCTCGGGCCGACGCGCGTCTTCGACGTCACCCGCTACGTCGCCGGCGTGCAGGAGGGCCGCGGCGTGCAGTTCCAGGACCGCATGATCATCCGCGGCTTCGAGACCCAGAATGGCGCCCGCACGGTGGACAACTTTCTCCAGTCGGCCGACGCCGACAACATCGTCGAGTCCGTCATCGACCGCATCGAGGTGAGCAAGGGCCCCAACGCCATCCTCTCGCCCGCCGGTGCGCCCGGCGGCTCGCTCAACATCATCACGAAGTCGCCGACCTTCAAGCAGCAGCGCTCCTTCCTCGCCACCGTCGGTCTGTTCGACGCGCAGAAATACATGCTGGATCTGGCCGGCCCGCTTGGCGACGGCGGCAAGTTCGCCTACCGCCTCGTGCATTCGGCGCAGGACTCCGACCGCTACTGGGATGACTCCTACGTCCGCAACCGCACCCTCGCGCCCATGTTCGCCTGGCGCCTCAGCGACAAGACCCTCCTGACCCTGAAGGTCATCGGCGCCGAGCAGTGGCTGTCCCGCGAGCCGTTGCTGATCATCCATCCCGACGTCACCGCCGCCACCAAGGACCCCTACTTCGCCCCCGGCATCAATCCCAAGACGAACAACGGCATCCAGGACTGGAGCCACGTCGAGACCCACAGCGCCGACGTGTTCGCGACGCTCACCTCGCAGCTCAGCGAGAAGCTCAACCTCCGCGTCGCCGCCAACGGCCGCTACTACTACGAGGATTCCGACCAGAACTTCCTCTCCACGCCCGGCCTGAGCAACCGCTACAACCCCTACACCGGCGAGCTGACCCAGGACAGCACCTGGGCCCTGCAGAACACCGCGCTGCCGCACAACGCCACGACCAACCGCTATGTGCCGACGTTCTCGCCGTTCTTCAACCCGGGCAACATCCCGAACCGCGGCGACCGTCAGGACACCCGCCGCCGCACGTTCAACTTCCAGACCGATCTCGTCTATAACACGATGCTCGGCAACACGAGTTCGCAGACCGTCGCCGGCTTCGGCTACTCCCGTCAGCTCGCCTACGGCCGCGGCCGCACCGGCACCATGCCCGGCATCGACCTCAGCCAGCCGGACCGCGAGTTCTACCCGACCTACGGCGCGACCTTCTCGTTCTTCAACCGCAACAGCTACGCCAACACGCAGCTCTACGTGAACCAGCGGTTCGGTTTCTTCGACAACCGCCTCTACCTCACCGGCGGCCTGCTGCGCTACTCGACCAAGACCGTCGGCGCCAACGTCCTGACCGGCGCCACGCCCGCCGTCCTCGATGACGACAAGAACCTCTGGAACCTCAGCGCGCTCTACAAGATCCGGGAGAACGTCTCGCTGTACGCCAGCCGCTCCATCAACGCCTCGCCCGTCATCGCCAACAACCAGCCGCTCTGGCGCTCCGGCGAACAGGACGAGATCGGCGTGAAGTCCGAGTTCCTCAACCGGAAGCTCTCCGTCAACCTCGCCTACTTTGAGATCGCGCAGACCAACGTCACCGTCCCGAACCCCGCCTACCAGACCGACCCGACCCAGCCGCAGACGCTCGTCTCCGACCTGAGCAACAAGGGCTACGAGCTCGAGGTCATGGGCAGCGTCACCGACAACCTGTCGCTCATCGCCACCTGGTCGCACCTCAAGATGCGCGACGCCCTCGGCCGCAAGGTCCGCGCCGTGGCCGACGAGAACGCGACCTTCCTCGCCAACTACCGCATCGCCGAGGGTTCCCTCAAGGGCCTCGCGATCAACGGCGGCATCGTCTATAACGGCCGCCGCGCCGGCGACATCCCCGACGGCAACTTCACCCAGCTCAACGTGGTCAAGCAGGTCAGTTTCTACCTGAAGCCCCAGTACACCACGACCCTCGGCTTCTCCTACCGCTGGAACGAGCGCTACCACACCCGCCTCGTCATCGACAACGTCCTCGACGAGAAACACTACATCTCGGTCGCCGGCGGCCGTGTCACCGGCACGGGCATCACCGCCATGCCCGGGCGCAACCTGCGCCTGACGACCACGATCAACTGGTAA
- a CDS encoding MFS transporter, protein MVPSPSASAAAPIVARAGTLHYTRGNLFAIFAWLLGAEVVFVLIDIIEPQVLPVLLKLHGATDTQIAIIIGSVNAVLQLLIMPPLGYWSDRLRTRWGRRIPVLFWVTPFVTLFLALTPFSPEIAAWLAGIPVLNQWLHLLPLAPVISVFAVLVILYRTVQTATNVCFFGLLRDVVPDTHMGRFLALFRVFGAAGTAIVSYWLLGLTETHSKHIFIGIAVLNLGCFSLLCWFVREGEYPPVEPNAAGAGAGRAARLWAATKTFCRESYRHPVYLWFYFVRVCLYGALLGLSHFTIFFPQHELGMDLMKIGAYRTYPLLVWIVIAFPVGWLVDRKGAVAVLKWGLIMITLGYVLTFFLATGPLSFLAGNMIFGVAFWVVMMAQLKLTAEVFHPQRYSQLAGANTIVQSLMIAVVISPVCGWILDALKGWSHTLTLPGAGEVVIGPYRLVYLMMGACYLLALFGLNRVGHHMRQHTGPDGKYLAPL, encoded by the coding sequence ATGGTCCCCTCCCCGTCCGCCTCCGCGGCTGCGCCGATCGTCGCCCGCGCGGGCACGCTCCACTACACCCGCGGCAACCTCTTCGCCATCTTCGCCTGGCTCCTCGGCGCGGAGGTCGTGTTCGTGCTCATCGACATCATCGAGCCGCAGGTCCTGCCCGTCCTCCTGAAACTCCACGGCGCGACCGACACGCAGATCGCGATCATCATCGGCTCGGTCAACGCGGTGCTCCAGCTCCTCATCATGCCACCGCTGGGCTACTGGAGCGACCGGCTGCGCACGCGCTGGGGCCGCCGCATCCCGGTCCTGTTCTGGGTCACTCCGTTCGTCACGCTCTTCCTCGCGCTGACGCCGTTCTCGCCGGAAATCGCGGCCTGGCTCGCCGGCATTCCCGTCCTCAACCAGTGGCTGCACCTCCTGCCGCTGGCGCCGGTGATCTCCGTCTTCGCTGTGCTGGTGATCCTGTACCGCACGGTCCAGACGGCGACCAACGTCTGTTTCTTCGGCCTGCTGCGCGACGTGGTGCCCGACACGCACATGGGCCGCTTTCTCGCCCTGTTCCGGGTCTTCGGCGCGGCGGGCACGGCCATCGTGAGCTACTGGCTGCTCGGGCTCACCGAGACGCACAGCAAACACATCTTCATCGGCATCGCGGTGCTCAATCTCGGGTGCTTCTCCCTGCTCTGCTGGTTCGTGCGCGAGGGCGAGTATCCGCCGGTGGAGCCCAACGCCGCCGGGGCGGGCGCCGGCCGCGCGGCGCGCCTCTGGGCCGCGACCAAGACTTTTTGCCGCGAATCCTACCGCCACCCGGTCTACCTGTGGTTCTACTTCGTGCGCGTCTGCCTCTACGGCGCCCTGCTCGGGCTGTCGCACTTCACCATCTTCTTCCCCCAGCACGAGCTGGGCATGGACCTGATGAAGATCGGCGCCTACCGCACCTACCCGCTCCTGGTCTGGATCGTGATCGCCTTCCCCGTGGGCTGGCTGGTGGACCGCAAGGGCGCCGTCGCGGTGCTGAAATGGGGCCTCATCATGATCACCCTCGGCTACGTGCTGACCTTCTTCCTCGCCACCGGGCCGCTCAGCTTCCTGGCGGGCAACATGATCTTCGGCGTGGCGTTCTGGGTCGTGATGATGGCCCAGCTCAAGCTGACCGCGGAGGTCTTCCACCCGCAGCGCTACAGCCAGCTGGCCGGCGCCAACACCATCGTGCAGTCGCTGATGATTGCCGTCGTCATCAGCCCCGTCTGCGGCTGGATCCTCGACGCCCTCAAGGGCTGGTCGCACACCCTCACGCTGCCCGGCGCGGGCGAGGTTGTGATCGGGCCCTACCGGCTCGTTTACCTGATGATGGGCGCGTGCTACCTGCTGGCGCTCTTCGGCCTGAACCGCGTCGGCCACCACATGCGCCAGCACACCGGCCCGGATGGGAAGTATCTGGCGCCGTTGTGA
- a CDS encoding rhamnogalacturonidase yields MNPPVPAAAERSSAPPEFDVRRYGAVGDGRTLDTAALNRAIAAASAAGGGTVFLPAGDYLSHSVRLQSRITLELRAGATLIAADPPPPGQPGGYDAPEDGPPNQFQDFGHSRFRNSLLWGENLEHVTLRGPGVIYGRGLSRGNGRIALPVGQVAPQPPGHLPDVLEADGAFAPFAGPLTPGPFGYPHAKDTLPAGVGNKAIGLRACRHVTVQDLTILHAGHFAILATACDNVTVDNVFIDTNRDGIDIDACCNVRISNCSVNSPWDDGICIKSSFGAGVLRPVENVTVTNCFVSGFTEGTLYDGTRERVIRHRGGPIGRIKLGTEASGGFRNIAITNCVFDFCRGLALEQVDGSFMEDIVVSNLTMREVMNAPIFIRLAGRLRAPGATQPGTATRIAISNVVATDVAPEHGLFIAGLPGHPVTDVRLSGIRLHSRGGGTAADAAREVPEMVRDYPEPMLFGPLPAWGLYVRHAERIQVRDVSLHLQRGDARPAVELDDVRAADFAGVRLPGQTSKDEWVLTGVTALRTRDCDGLPDSVR; encoded by the coding sequence GTGAATCCTCCGGTTCCAGCCGCGGCGGAGCGGTCGTCCGCTCCGCCCGAGTTCGACGTGCGCCGTTACGGCGCCGTCGGCGACGGGCGGACGCTCGACACCGCCGCGCTCAACCGCGCCATCGCCGCCGCCTCTGCGGCCGGCGGCGGCACGGTGTTTCTCCCGGCCGGCGACTACCTCAGCCACTCGGTCCGGTTGCAGAGCCGGATCACGCTGGAACTGCGGGCCGGCGCGACGCTCATCGCCGCCGATCCGCCGCCGCCCGGGCAGCCCGGTGGCTACGATGCGCCGGAGGACGGCCCGCCCAACCAGTTCCAGGATTTCGGCCACTCGCGTTTCCGCAACAGTCTCCTCTGGGGCGAAAACCTCGAGCACGTCACGTTGCGCGGCCCGGGCGTGATCTACGGCCGCGGGCTCAGCCGCGGCAACGGCCGCATCGCGCTGCCCGTCGGCCAGGTTGCCCCGCAGCCCCCCGGCCACCTGCCCGACGTGCTCGAGGCCGACGGCGCCTTCGCGCCCTTCGCGGGTCCGCTCACGCCGGGGCCCTTCGGCTACCCGCACGCCAAGGACACGCTGCCCGCCGGCGTCGGCAACAAGGCGATCGGCTTGCGCGCCTGCCGTCACGTCACGGTGCAGGACCTCACCATCCTGCACGCGGGGCACTTCGCGATCCTCGCGACCGCCTGCGACAACGTCACGGTGGACAACGTCTTCATCGACACCAACCGCGACGGCATCGACATCGACGCCTGCTGCAACGTCCGCATCTCGAACTGCTCCGTCAACTCGCCGTGGGACGACGGCATCTGCATCAAGTCTTCCTTCGGCGCCGGCGTGCTCCGCCCGGTGGAGAACGTCACGGTCACCAACTGCTTCGTCAGCGGCTTCACCGAGGGCACGCTCTATGACGGCACGCGCGAGCGCGTGATCCGGCACCGCGGCGGCCCCATCGGCCGCATCAAGCTCGGCACCGAGGCCAGCGGCGGCTTCCGCAACATCGCCATCACGAACTGTGTCTTCGATTTCTGCCGTGGCCTTGCCCTCGAGCAGGTGGACGGCTCATTCATGGAGGACATCGTCGTCTCCAATCTCACCATGCGCGAGGTGATGAACGCGCCGATCTTCATTCGCCTCGCCGGCCGCCTGCGCGCGCCCGGCGCCACCCAGCCCGGCACCGCCACGCGCATCGCCATCAGCAACGTCGTCGCCACCGACGTGGCGCCCGAGCACGGCCTCTTCATCGCCGGCCTGCCCGGCCACCCGGTGACGGACGTCCGGCTCTCGGGCATCCGCCTGCACAGCCGCGGCGGTGGCACCGCGGCCGACGCCGCGCGCGAAGTGCCGGAGATGGTGCGCGATTATCCCGAACCGATGCTGTTCGGCCCGCTGCCCGCGTGGGGGCTCTACGTGCGCCACGCCGAGCGCATCCAGGTGCGCGACGTCAGCCTGCACCTGCAGCGCGGCGACGCGCGCCCCGCGGTCGAGCTCGACGACGTGCGCGCCGCCGACTTCGCCGGCGTCCGCCTGCCCGGCCAGACCTCCAAGGATGAATGGGTGCTCACCGGCGTGACCGCCCTCCGCACCCGCGACTGCGACGGATTGCCGGACAGCGTTCGGTGA
- a CDS encoding MOSC domain-containing protein — protein MSDDLHLSPAELEAGLDYIRQSPADGGTLAMIVRRPESDRREVLAVAELDLTQGLVGDNWRTRGSRSTPDGSANPEMQLNLMNARSVAVLARHRDRWPLAGDQLYVDLDLSAANLPPGTRLSLGTAVIEVTAVPHTGCAKFTQRFGAAAMKFVNSPVGRALNLRGINAKVVQPGTIREGDVVRKVLRG, from the coding sequence ATGAGCGATGACCTCCATCTGTCCCCCGCCGAGCTCGAAGCCGGGCTGGATTACATCCGGCAGTCCCCGGCGGATGGCGGCACGCTGGCCATGATCGTCCGCCGGCCGGAGTCGGACCGGCGGGAGGTGCTTGCGGTGGCGGAGCTGGACCTGACCCAGGGCCTGGTCGGTGACAACTGGCGCACCCGCGGCAGCCGCTCGACGCCCGACGGCTCGGCCAATCCCGAGATGCAGCTCAACCTCATGAACGCACGCTCCGTCGCGGTCCTCGCCCGCCACCGCGACCGCTGGCCGCTCGCTGGCGACCAGCTCTACGTGGATCTCGATCTCAGTGCAGCCAACCTCCCGCCCGGCACGCGCCTCAGCCTGGGCACCGCCGTGATCGAGGTGACCGCCGTGCCGCACACCGGCTGCGCGAAGTTCACCCAGCGCTTCGGCGCGGCGGCGATGAAGTTCGTCAACTCCCCGGTCGGCCGCGCCCTGAACCTCCGCGGCATCAACGCCAAGGTCGTGCAACCCGGAACGATTCGCGAGGGCGATGTCGTGCGGAAAGTCCTGCGCGGATGA
- a CDS encoding peptide ABC transporter substrate-binding protein, producing MPVRLFLASVLTVSLLVAGGCRRSDQSASSGSSSANRVLVVGNSIEPATLDPHINTGSSESMILGEIYEPLVQRGDDGLTLVPGAAARWEISPDGLTYTFHLHRDRRWSNGDPVTAQDFLYSFRRIVDPKLAAEFAVRGTSIVGVPAYLRGELTDPEQLGFSAPDTHTFVIRLATPNVAFIQNLIAYPWVPVHLPTLDATGGRYRDNQKWTRPGVMVTNGPLQLAEWVPNARVVLKPNPHHPDAAKIRLAEVHLLPIDNLDTEERAFRAGQLHATYSLPPSKVPVYEAARDPALQITPRLGTNYIVFNTSRPPFNDPRVRRALSAAINREALTKVAYQGGYQPARSLSQPGMGGYQPVNVVTEGPAEARALLAAAGYPGGKGFPRVTYLYNTLDRNRTVAEVLQGMWRQELGIEVELVNQEWKSFLDSRRLGNFDIARSAWNPFANEPTDYFELFLTNGSYNQTGWGNARYDALYERALQALDVPARHALYAEMDAILRDEAPLAPLVFSSTVRLVQPRVRNWPNNLMDQRLLSRVYLAGETPE from the coding sequence ATGCCCGTCCGACTTTTCCTCGCCTCGGTCCTGACGGTTTCGCTCCTGGTGGCCGGCGGTTGCCGCCGTTCGGACCAGTCGGCCTCGTCCGGCTCATCGTCCGCCAACCGCGTGCTCGTCGTCGGTAATTCCATCGAGCCCGCCACCCTTGATCCGCACATCAACACCGGCTCGTCCGAGAGCATGATCCTCGGCGAAATCTACGAGCCGCTGGTCCAGCGCGGCGATGACGGCCTGACGCTCGTGCCCGGCGCGGCCGCGCGCTGGGAAATCTCGCCCGACGGCCTCACCTACACCTTTCACCTCCACCGCGACCGGCGCTGGTCCAACGGCGACCCGGTCACGGCCCAGGACTTCCTCTACTCCTTCCGCCGCATCGTGGATCCGAAGCTGGCCGCGGAGTTCGCGGTGCGCGGCACGAGCATCGTGGGCGTGCCGGCCTACCTGCGCGGCGAACTCACCGACCCGGAGCAGCTCGGGTTCAGCGCGCCGGACACGCACACCTTCGTCATCCGCCTGGCCACGCCCAACGTCGCCTTCATCCAGAATCTCATCGCCTATCCCTGGGTGCCGGTGCACCTGCCCACACTCGACGCCACGGGCGGACGCTACCGCGACAACCAGAAGTGGACGCGTCCCGGCGTGATGGTGACCAACGGTCCGCTGCAGCTCGCCGAGTGGGTGCCCAACGCCCGTGTCGTGCTGAAACCCAACCCGCACCACCCCGACGCCGCGAAGATCCGCCTCGCGGAGGTCCACCTCCTGCCCATCGACAATCTCGACACCGAGGAGCGCGCCTTCCGCGCGGGTCAGTTGCACGCGACCTATTCGCTGCCCCCGTCCAAGGTCCCGGTCTATGAGGCCGCCCGGGACCCCGCGCTCCAGATCACGCCGCGCCTCGGCACCAATTACATCGTGTTCAACACGAGCCGTCCGCCCTTCAACGACCCACGCGTGCGCCGCGCGCTCTCCGCCGCGATCAACCGCGAGGCCCTCACCAAGGTCGCCTACCAGGGCGGCTACCAACCGGCCCGTTCGCTCAGCCAGCCGGGCATGGGCGGATACCAGCCGGTCAACGTCGTCACCGAGGGCCCGGCCGAGGCGCGGGCGTTGCTGGCGGCGGCCGGTTACCCGGGCGGGAAAGGGTTTCCGCGCGTCACCTACCTCTACAACACCCTCGACCGCAACCGCACCGTCGCTGAGGTGCTGCAGGGCATGTGGCGGCAGGAACTCGGCATCGAGGTCGAGCTGGTGAACCAGGAATGGAAGTCCTTCCTCGACTCCCGACGTCTGGGCAACTTCGACATCGCGCGCAGCGCCTGGAATCCCTTCGCCAACGAGCCGACCGACTACTTCGAGCTGTTCCTGACCAACGGCTCCTACAACCAGACCGGCTGGGGCAACGCCCGCTACGACGCCCTCTACGAGCGGGCCCTGCAAGCCCTCGATGTGCCCGCGCGCCACGCGCTCTATGCCGAGATGGACGCCATCCTCCGCGACGAAGCGCCGCTCGCCCCGCTCGTGTTCAGCAGCACCGTCCGCCTCGTGCAGCCCCGCGTGCGGAACTGGCCGAACAACCTGATGGATCAGCGCCTCCTGAGTCGGGTCTATCTGGCCGGCGAAACGCCCGAGTGA
- a CDS encoding LacI family DNA-binding transcriptional regulator encodes MASPRAASNPPTLREIARRAGVSHTTVSLALRNHPSIPEETRERMRRLADELGYRSNVLVSALMSQVRLKQHKSGPEVVGFLTGGPAPDEWKHHSASVGFYEGARKRAQQLGMRLEPFWLGPGGAQAAATSRMLQARAIRGNLITPFAVPVYDHELDWGHLICVGLGYVYNHLALHRATHNHFRGATLAFERLHQLGYRRIGLMLDQDQNRRVNYGWLGGYLAAQSTLGTVRLEPLLTARGEEAAALKTWLRTAKPDAVIGFGPKQFLALEAAGRRIPQDLAFAALDVEQTNLDHVEEVTGINQNLTLIGATAIDILASQLYHNEQGLPQRPVYSMIEGYWVPGRTAPAKRGG; translated from the coding sequence ATGGCCTCACCCCGCGCCGCGTCCAATCCTCCCACCCTGCGGGAAATCGCCCGGCGCGCCGGCGTCAGCCACACCACGGTCTCGCTCGCCCTGCGCAACCACCCCTCGATCCCCGAGGAAACCCGCGAGCGCATGCGCCGCCTCGCCGACGAGCTGGGCTACCGTTCCAACGTGCTCGTCTCGGCGCTCATGAGCCAGGTGCGCCTCAAGCAGCACAAGTCCGGCCCCGAGGTCGTCGGATTTCTCACCGGCGGACCCGCACCCGACGAGTGGAAGCACCACTCCGCGAGCGTGGGTTTCTACGAGGGCGCCCGGAAACGCGCGCAGCAGCTCGGCATGCGGCTCGAGCCCTTCTGGCTCGGCCCGGGCGGGGCGCAGGCCGCCGCCACCTCGCGCATGCTGCAGGCGCGCGCCATCCGCGGGAACCTGATCACGCCCTTCGCCGTGCCCGTCTATGACCACGAGCTCGACTGGGGTCATCTGATCTGCGTCGGCCTCGGCTACGTGTACAACCACCTCGCGTTGCACCGGGCCACGCACAACCACTTCCGCGGCGCGACCCTCGCCTTCGAGCGGCTGCACCAACTCGGCTACCGCCGCATCGGCCTCATGCTCGATCAGGACCAGAACCGGCGCGTCAACTACGGCTGGCTTGGCGGCTATCTCGCGGCACAAAGCACGCTCGGCACCGTGCGGCTCGAACCGCTCCTCACCGCTCGCGGCGAAGAGGCGGCCGCGCTGAAGACCTGGTTGCGGACGGCCAAGCCCGACGCCGTCATTGGTTTCGGCCCGAAGCAGTTCCTCGCGCTCGAAGCGGCCGGTCGCCGCATCCCGCAGGACCTGGCCTTCGCCGCGCTCGACGTCGAGCAGACCAACCTCGACCACGTCGAGGAGGTCACCGGCATCAACCAGAACCTCACGCTCATCGGCGCCACGGCCATCGACATCCTCGCCAGCCAGCTCTACCACAACGAGCAGGGCCTGCCGCAGCGCCCCGTTTACTCCATGATCGAGGGCTATTGGGTGCCCGGGCGGACGGCGCCGGCGAAACGCGGCGGGTGA